A DNA window from Uloborus diversus isolate 005 unplaced genomic scaffold, Udiv.v.3.1 scaffold_1233, whole genome shotgun sequence contains the following coding sequences:
- the LOC129232525 gene encoding small nuclear ribonucleoprotein G-like — MSSKAQPPELKRYMDKKLHLKLNGGRHVVGVLRGFDPFMNLVMDDAVEQQKNGESHEIGMIVIRGNSIVLLEALDRVV; from the exons atgAGTAGCAAAGCACAACCGCCAGAGCTGAAGAG gTACATGGATAAAAAGCTCCATC TTAAATTAAATGGAGGTCGTCACGTTGTTGGAGTTCTGCGAGGCTTTGACCCATTTATGAATTTAGTCATGGACGATGCTGTAGAACAACAAAAAAATGGCGAGAGTCATGAGATTGGAATGATT gtaATTCGAGGGAATAGCATTGTATTGCTCGAAGCACTGGACAGAGTTgtgtga